The Callospermophilus lateralis isolate mCalLat2 chromosome 4, mCalLat2.hap1, whole genome shotgun sequence genomic interval GAGGGTACTAGGTCTTATTCCCTTTTGGATGCTCCTACATATGTACTCAGCAACAAGTACTCTGAGGaaacctgggttccatcccctgcaccacaaaaaaaggataaaagggggctggggttgtggctcagcagtagagcacttgcctagcgtgtgcaaggccccgggttcgatcctcagcaccacatgaaaataaaataaagatattgtgtccaactacaacttaaaaaaaaaagataaaagggatGACACCATAGATGGGCAGGTTGGAGTACCAATTTAGACACCAGAAATAGGAATGGGAGTGAGGGAAGGGTACCTGTGAACATGGGCAGGATGAGCAACTTCAGAGGCAGGGGCTTATCTTACTTTTTGAAGTTTGCAGGAGGCATGATGTTGCCATGAGTATCCAGTGGAGGTGCTCTGACTTCACTCCTCAGCTTGAGTTTCTGCATCTCCTTCAGCTCCTTCTTTGTCTTCAAAATCACCTGGCTCTTCCTGTTTATGTCCAAGAAGATGGGGGTAGAGTGGATGAAGGCCAGGAAGTTGTTTTTCCCAAtccaggagggaggagggatggggttGTCTGCTGGGGGATAGTCGTGGGCATTGGAGTGGGTCAGCCAGCGCCAGACATTGCTGTCATAGGGCATGTCAGGGTGTGTGGGAAAGGTGGCAGGCAAACGCCCCACATCGAGCCACGTGTGAAAGCCCCAGCTGTGCTGGATTGTGTCCTTCCAAGGGTGGATTAGCTGGCGGTGCACTTTGGACTTCATATCTGAGTGGGGTGGCAGCCTCTGGGCCAGCTGATGGTAGGCTTGCCGGGTAAAGCCAGGCAACTCGCAGGTCTCCCTGGGGAGAAGGAACTCGCGCTGAAcccacgtttggtgggtcaggagGGATTCATTGGCATGGACCATCTAGGGAGAGACAAAAGGAAGCTGGGATTGGCTATGCAGGCAGGGGGCAGGGACTCGGGGGAGGCATTCTACTGTCCTCCTCAGGAGCAAACTGCCAACCTCCTGAAGCCCAAGACTCTCATCAAGCCATGATGGCCAGCAGGGAGTCATCTCTTGGCTCCTGTCCTGCCTTTCTGAAGTTATTGTAATATTCTCTGTATTATTTTCATGGATTGCTCAAATTTTCTTTCCACCGATCGTATTTTGACTTTGATTTCCTACCTTCTCATCATTGTTGCCCCCTTTCCTGCCCAGGAACTGGTGCTCTCAAGAAAGCACATCAGCTGCAGGGTCTGTGAGGGGAAATGGCACATACCAGCCCATTCAGAAACCCTCCTTCCCTTGCTTCTGGTCCTGGTGACACTCCAGGAAACAGGTCTAGTTGGTTTTCCATTTCAGACTCCTTTTACTATTTGTTCCTCTGTCACAGCACTGTCCCCTCTCTTAGTAAAAGGCAAACAAGTATACCGAGTATCTAGAATGTCAGTTCCTCCCCTTTTTCTGTGCCCAGCCCCCACGAGATAAGTAGTagcaaatgtcttttttttttaaatttttaattgtagacacaatacctttatttatttttatgtggtgctgaggatcgaacccagcgcctcacatgtgctaggcaagtgttctaccactgagcccaagcCCCAGCCCAGCAATTAAGTATTGACATTGTGTTCCATACTCAAGCACATCTCATTCAACCCTCATATTACGTAAGCAAGTATTGTTATTTTCCCTATGGTTTGGAAGTGTCCCTCAAAAGccaatgtgttaaaggcttggtccccagcctgtggcactattgggagctggtagaatctttaggaggtggggcctagtggaaggaagtctCTGGAGGTGTGCCCTTGAAGAGACAATGGGCTCCCTGCCTCTTCTTCTTTTTGCTTTTGGACAACCATGAAGTGTTGACTCCTCCACTTTGAGCTCTCACCAAGACGCATTGTGCTGCCTTAGGCCCAGAGCAGCAGGACAGAACCACTATAGaccgaaacctctgaaaccatactcAAAATCAACCTTTCCTAAAGGAGGTTGTTTGTCTCAGATATTGTCAGAGAAAAGGAAACTATCTCAAAAGATGCAAAGAGCAAGACCCAGTGAGGTTAAGGAACTCACTCAGGATGCTGGGACTTGAGCTGTCTGTTCATCTTCAGCATATTGTTCTGtgtgaaatgcttttttttttttttaaacttatttttagttgtaaatagatacaatacctctatttaattaattaatctatctatctatttatttatatgtggtgctgaggcttgaaccttaacaagtgctaggcaagagttctaccactgagctacaaccccaggctgTGAAATACTTTCACATAGCACAGTGCCCAGTGTGACCTGGCCAGGACAAAAATGTGTATCTGTAAAAATGCTTCTCCCTCCTGTCTACCCACGAGGATTTTCTGATTCCCCAAACCTACTCTTTCTTGGGTCTAAGTCATTTCTATAAGTATGTGGGGCTGGGGGATACATATGATACAGGTTGAGTATCGTtaatctgaaaatccaaaatccaaaatgttCAAAATCTGAATTTGAGTACTGATAAGTcacagtggaaaattccacacctgacttTATATGATCAGTTGCAGTGAAAACACAGGCATACTAAACAcattgtataaaattaccttgTATAAGGTATATGTGAAACATGTGAATTTTGGGTCCTCTCCCTAAGACATCTAGCAAAtatttcaatattaaaaaaaaattcctgaaacACTTTTGGATAAGCATTTTGGATAAGTGATACTCATCTGTGCTAAGTAGGCATCTCCTCTGTTTTGAGCTCTGTGCCAGCAGCATCATAGGACCAAGAGGGAAACACAGGGGAGAATTCACAACAGCCTCTAGCCCAGGGAGAAAAAGGTAGGCTCCTCCCCCTACCTTTAGGAAAGGCTCTCTGACACAAGATGAATTGCTCATCCTTCCTCTGAGTGATCTTTGTGGGTTACTAGTCATTCTTCTTCTGGGCGTCAGAGCCAGGAGGGGTGGCTTAGTGGGGAAGCCCTTTCTGGCACCATTGTTTGTTGCTAGGGTCGCTATGGTGATACTTCCTGGCTGGTGACAAGAGAGGAGGCCCTTACCTGTCACCAGAGGCTCTTCAGGCCCTCGGGATCCTGCCTCCTTTTCAAGTGAGACAGGCAGAGAGTGGGAAGGACTCTCTTGACAATTCTGGCTGCAAAAATTGGTGACAGGAACTGTTTCTGGGAAGGAATGTGCTAGGAAGTCTTGGTAAGGAGAATAACCAAGCAGGCTGGCTTCTACGTCTCAGGCTGGGGATGAGGTTTTAGGAAGGCACCTGCAGTGCAGCCCATTTTAATCTAATGTTTTTTGGGGCCTGCCACTCTTATTGAGAGCTGATAGAATCCTAAGTTAGCCAGTAGGCACAGAGGCCCCAAGAACAGATCTATGACAGGGAAAAGAGGGAAAACTGGCAATTTCTATGTTAGAGAGGATATATGCTCCAGCAGAGTATGACAGGGAGGGGATTCTGCAAAAACCCTGTGCATTCTTCCAGTGCTCCCACTGAGAGCTGCAGGCCTTGCTTCTCCCCATTACCACCATATCCACCATCACCCACTTTCTTTTCCAACCCTTCCAGATACTGAGACCACAGAGACCAGCAGGTCCACCCTGGATTTTATTTGGTAGGTAGTTACAGTAGTGTTATTGAGCTGGCTCATGTACATGCAGTCAGCTGGGGCCCAGGGTGGCTCTTTGCAAAGCTGAGGTGCaagttaaggaagccaggcaggtCAGGGGTCCTTTCCACCTTCTCAAGCCTCCGCCTGAGTTCTCGTCAATTCTAGTCTCCCTGGCATGATTAGGGACATTATCAGAGAAACATCTAATAGTGGGCACATCTGGGCACTTATTCTCTTTGCTGTAGATGCATTTATCCAACCACCCCAAAATTGATATGAGACCTTGACCCGATATGAGACCTTTTAAACCAGGATTTCTTGCAGGAAAGCTGACTTGGAAACATGGGGAGGTAGGAGGAAGGAGCAATAAGAGGGACCCTGGGAAGCAGATTGGGTGCCTATAGTAAAGAACCCTTGAGCTAGGTACCTTGGGTCAGGAAGAAACCTGCACTGCAGGTCCTACCCTTCTCCAGGAACCAAAAGCAAGGAATAGAGGCAAATTGCAACCCCTTGTTACCCTGCCCACCTTCTGGCAGTCTCTAGATAATGATCTAAGGAAATAAGCTTACATTTATAATTAGAGGATAATTTGGAAAATTTACACTATTTACAAGGGTCACCCTACAAGGAGCAGGGAAGGTGAGACTGCTGGGCACAGAATGAAAACGGTTTGGGGAAGTACTAACTCCTTTTTACCGTTACTTTTGCCATTCTCACCCTTCAGCTTATGGAAGGAGAGCAGAGGAATCAGATTCTCTCAAGAAGCATAGGTGGCACAGAGACCAGTTACCCTACTGCTTGCAAAGGTCCCAGCAGCAGTTAAGGTGTGACTGCTGCCTTGGCATAATCAGGCTGGGGAGCTAAGAGGAGCAGCACGGTCCCTGCCTGCTGTCCTCACTCAGAGGGATTGGGGTACACTGAGCCTTGGGACTGTCCAGCCACATGAATGCCTGGAATGGTGGACAGCTTGAGCAGCAAGGCAAGGTCAAGTCCAGTCTCTACCGTAGTTCAGGAATAAACTGAGACCAGGTGATGTTGTCAGAGCTCAATGGGTCCTCCTCCAGGCCAGGGAAGCTGATATCCAGCAGGATCTTGCTGAGGCTGTCATTCATCGTGTCCAGAACCAGACCTTCAGTCAGAGAACGATTGGCTGAAAGACTGGGAACCTGAAGCTCTGGAGAGCCTGGCTTGGGAACTTCCAGATCAGAGGGGGAAGAGCTGCTAAAGGGGTCAGAGGCAAGATCAAAGGGTTCTGAATTGAGGAGCTCTCGGGGTGAGTCAAAGAGGGGAATGCTTTTCAGCGGCGTGGTGCTCAGATCCATCAGCCCCAGGGAGTCAGGCAGGGAGCCAAAGGCGCCCTGGGGAGTTCGTACTGGGCTGAAATCAAGACCCTCTGCTTTGGCTGGGGGTGTGAGCCTCCAGGATTCAGGGGTTTTGGGGAGGATAGATTTGCTTGGTGTGGAGGAGATGGGCAGAGTCTCCTTAATGGGGGTCTTGAAAGGTCCTCCCTCCTCCTGGAGGCAGCTCAGGTGGGAGACAGGCTCTGCCAGGAGGGGGGCCTCAGTAGCTCGTCGGGATGTGCTGGGGCCCTCTGAAAAGACCAGCTCGGGCTCATCCAGACAGGGAGGATGAAGATGCTGTTTCCTTCGAGACCGGCTCATCTCCCTCTTCTCCCTTCGTTTAATCACGAGCATTTCTGAGACACATCGGGCTGGGGACTTAAGCCCACTGTAGGACTTCTTGGATCTTGGGGTAGGAGAGCAGGATGAATCCTCCCAGGAGTGAGACAGCTCCTCTTTGAATGATGGGCATGGGGAGGGCCAGTCTTCCAAGGGAGGGCTCTCCACTTTGATGGGTCTTGCTAACTGTGGCATGTCCTCCCCATGCTGAGTTTCCTCTTCCTTGATGGACTGAACTGGAAGCAAAGGCAACAGCCCTTCTCCAAGCAGGGGTTTCTCCTCCTTCACTGGTCCCGCAGTAGGAAGGGGGGCTATGCCCTCATCAGCTAGTAGCAGCTGAAAGGGAAGCAGAGGCAAGGTAAAAAGGGTCACATTCAACCAGCTGCTACCAGGCTGGATATAGAACCATCACCAAACAAAGTGACATACTGGTGCCGATCATCTTGTCatactattttaaattttctttccttttttccccctttgtgttgctggggatggaacccagggcctcatgcatgctaggttaagtactctaccactgaaatatGCCATCAGCTCTcttgtctttttaaaatcttaaaagcTTTTAAATGTttcactttttgtgtgtgtgtgtggtgctggggattgaatccagggccttgtgcttgcgaaggaagcattctactaactgagctatatccccagtccttaaaagcttcttttatttatttttaaattctaatttttatttataacagcagaatacattacaattcatattcatacagatagagcacaatttttcatatctctggtttttaTACAATTAAAAGcttcttttaaatattaatatatatgatGAAGGTGGTAATTCCATTCTGGGGATAACAGATGAATGAATTGGAATTGGGGgtaagcttagtggtagagcacatgctcagtaacagaggccctgagttcaattctttctttctttttttttttttttaaagagagagagagattttttttttttaatatttattttttagttttcagcggacacaacatatttgtttgtatgtggtgctgaggatggaacccgggccacatgcatgccaggcgagcgcgctaccgcttgagtcacatccccagccctgagttcaattcttaacACCAAAcaggagggaaaaaaaggtaagaaTATTTAATGTGGGTACTGGCATAATTAGAATCCACctcagagaaaataaaattgaatatctATTTTACACTGGGTACAAAGATTTCTTTGTGGTGTTGGAGATCAAACCCATTTATACAAAGatttaaacataaaaattaaaatttgaaaatcatACAAATCTTAAGAGAATCTAGAAGACTACATGCACAATCTGAGGGTAGGGTGACCTGCTTAACCAAGACTGGAAGCCCAGAAGCTGCAAGAGAAGAAAGACATATTTGATTACATACAAACTTATAATTTTACTGTGGCCAGAGAGACCATACACAGTTAGGAACCAAGCAGGAGAAGCAGAAAAATATATTCAGCATAAACACAGAAGTCAATATTTTACTAACAGAGCTCTCACAAATTAATAACAAGACCCTACAGAAAAATGGGCAATGTCCATTCCATAAATAAGCAATTCACTGAAGACAACTTCAAGTGACCAAATATAATGAGAAGGTGCTCAATCTTATGAATCAACAAGGAAACATAGCATTACATTGGCAAATATTGGTAaccttttttttggtggtggtggtgctggtggatcaaacctagggccttgctcctgctaggcaaaccctctaccactgagctccattcccAGCCCTGAGATTGGCAAATATTAAAAAGACTAATAATACCAATTGCAGTGATTATATAGTTCTTATATTGCTGGTTGAAATATGAATCATCATAGGTTTTTGGAATACAATCTAGAAATATTTAGTAAATTTAGAATACCTTCTCACTTAGCAATTTCATATCTGGGACTTTATCTCATAGACATAAAAGCACTATAAAGAAAGATTGCTGCGAAGATATTTATCACATTATTGTTCATAGGGTAAAAACCCAGAAAcaagggatggggttgtggctcagtggcagagcacttgtcttacacatgtgaggcactgggttcgatcctcagcatcacataaaaataaataaacaaaataaagatattgtatccttgtataactaaaaaacatttggaaaaaaacaacagcccagaaacaaaatatttccataaaaaatataaaagttcaaTAATCTGTGAATGTTATGtggacataaaaatcaataaattagaACTATACCAAGTACTTGGGAAGAACTTCTGTGacgtcttttttgtgtgtgtttggttcTGGTGAATGGACCCATGACCTTGTGGACAGagttggcaagtgctctatcactgagctatacccccagttcTCCATCCTCTTTTATCCTATTATATTTgagacaatcttgctaagttgcccagaatagccttgaccttgtgatcctcttgcctcagtctcctctgaatatttaatattataaGCATGGGCCACTGTCTTTTTCTAACCCAATAAGACCtcatggaagccaggcacagtggcacctgtatcccagttacttgggaggctgaggcaggaggatcacaagttcaaatttagccttggcaatttagaaagaactttgtctcaaaataagaaatagaaagggctgggaatgtagctcagtgatagagttccTGGATTTAAtattctggggatgtagctcagtggtagagtgcttgcctggcatgtgtgaggccctgggttctatccccagtactgccaatgGCATAGTATGCCATACTAGGAGCATGGGTAAAATATGGAAGACCTTGCATTAAACTGTCAATATGTGGGTCTTTTTCGATtaatttatgtgtttttttttttgtggtattgggATTGAACTCGTGTCCCATGGATACtttgctgctgagctacatccccagctctttttattttgagatagggtctcactaagttgctgaggctggcttagaacttgtgatcctttgacCTCATCCTCCTAAGttgctgtgattataggcatgtaccaccatgcctggcagctcTTTGGCTTTCCCAGATCCACTTCTTTCTAGGATTTGCCTCCCTTCTGGATTTTTCCCTAACTGCCCCAGCCCACCtgtcataatcatttttttttttttttaaagagagagggggagagagagaatttttaatatttattttttagttttcggcggacacaacatctttgtttctatgtggtgctgaggatcgaacccgggctgcatgcatgccaggcgagcacgctaccgcttgagccacatccccagcccctcataatCACCGTTGTCTTTGTTGTTTTAAACTCATCAGGTAGTAATCGGCTTTTGATACTACTTATATCATAATCCAAATTTCTTTTTAGCTCTTATTCAGTTTTCCTGTGTTTATGCTTTGACTACTCAACTAGATTTAGAATCTCAAGGAACACCCAGGAGTGACTGGAGTCTCTCTTCACAGAAAAGCAGAGGGCACTCACCTTGGGGGCAATGCGGACTCGCTTACTATGACGGGCAAGTTCGGAGCTCATGAGTGAAGCTGCCAGGGGCAGTGGCACCCTCACTGAGGGCTGCAGCACCAGTGATTGGTTTACTGGGAAC includes:
- the Tex52 gene encoding testis-expressed protein 52 — translated: MTSNPQRSLRGRMSNSSCVREPFLKMVHANESLLTHQTWVQREFLLPRETCELPGFTRQAYHQLAQRLPPHSDMKSKVHRQLIHPWKDTIQHSWGFHTWLDVGRLPATFPTHPDMPYDSNVWRWLTHSNAHDYPPADNPIPPPSWIGKNNFLAFIHSTPIFLDINRKSQVILKTKKELKEMQKLKLRSEVRAPPLDTHGNIMPPANFKKAQYISAGGRFEPQGLPLLPNPLPTTLARGWPCPNPVPHYQEKALKLALLPSMPLSKDLIKDYQTLIKDRIALPLHPLSKAQPGKTFGKKKKRRPGYI